The nucleotide window ACAAGAGAATAGAAGAAAATGTGTTGTTTAATCCACCGTTTTTTAAATtggtaatattttgtttagtctgtgactaaaatttgattatttaacttttacattttatttaaggtCGAAAAATTCTTATCGCCCTCTCAAAAAGAGGCCATTGGAGCACGCTGTTATTCTTGTGGCAAAATAGTCAAAGGCAATCGGGGCATttcatcaaattttataaaacatatgAAACGTGCCCATccggaaattaataaaatatatgaagACTTTAAGGCCCACAAAATAAAACCCGGACACTTGCCAAATCTAGTACATGCTCTTGAAGCACAAATGCTGAGTAGAAATTTTGCTACGGCTGCCGAAAATGGGGCATCAGGTTCTGACAGCAATGCTGCTTATTCAAATGATGAtacaaatcaattttctgaagttAATAACACTTTAGAAAACAACACCATGTGCTATTCTTCAGATGAAAATGAGGAATCTTTAAATACAGCAAACGAAAAAAGCTATAAAGAATCACAGCAGCAAGAAgtaaataatttcgaaaatcgACCGCTTGAATTGTCCTCAAATACTTTagaaatttttggaaagttAATTGATGAAAAACTGCAACATTTTGTTAAGCAAAAGGAATATAACCAGCTAAATGATAAAGTAGATGAATTAATAAAACGCAATCCAACAAATAATGCCAGTTCGGAGACAGCTCTAACGGAATTGAAAACTGAAAtggataatttaaaaaaagaatgcgCGGTATTACGTTTAGCTGTACAACAGTCTCAGGCCAGTAAACGGCAGCTGCAGAATGAACTACAGACGGTAGACAAACTATTACACCAACGAAAGCTTATTATACGCAACATACAAGTTTTTGATTCAGAGCAACCCTTAAAATCTGTCAAAAAACTATTCACCGAAAAGTTAGATTTACccgatataaaaattattaattgcagTATTATACCGTCGCTAAAAACATCCAATGATTCTAACAAAGAATGCCTTTCGCTAGAATTAGATAGTCCGCAGGCTTGTAAAGCCATATTTCGTCAAGcgcataaattgaaaaatactgGTATTTATATAGAGTCGGAAATATCACCGTTTCAGCGTaaacgtaaaaataaattaatggttTTGCGTAAAGAGTTACTGAGGCGTAAACCAGATCTCAAAGTTTTAGTACGCGATATAACGTTGGTggtaaatggaaaaaatttctATTGGGATGATGTGGAAGGTTTATGTCATGATGGTAAGCATGAAGCCATTGAATTGAATGGtgttgaatatttgaatatgctCAGTGGATTAGATATAAGTGAATTTATAAGTATTTTACAGAattataatatacaaataaattaaaatttgaaatttattaaactatttttaaataaagaattaatttgaaatttgtataaatttataaaaatagggATTATTTGAGTTCCACTATTTGTCTGATAAAgatattttagtgaaaattatTGAGGGATTTTCCGCATGCTAAAGTTTTCCTATAAATTGTACAATTACAATTAGTTGGAAACTACAACTACAGAAGTTGTTTAATAATATTGCCTAAAAGGACACTGACAATAGTAGTTTTCcagtttgtttattattattacatataATACAAACGCTGTTGGCGTATGTCTTTTACGATTTCAACTATTTCGTagtagattaaagataaaatgtaacCTGTTTCTTTCATCTAGTAATCTATACGCCAACAGCGATAAGggtgattaatttaaaaattattgttcaaAGTACTATTTAAAGGTGAACATTtagccatagagaattatacatagagcggaaactaaattaaaaagaagaaaaatcacacatacgagtgttacTTTTGATTTcacatacagcccaattatgaataaaaacttCCTCGGATTTTTTATTCCACCACttagttttttgacaactgagttaggtcattGAAGGGAGAGTTTCCACTCTatgaataattttcttttttaagattatgttttaaaaataacggtACAATaggaattttgtttacatttgttatgctATCAGTTCTGCGTGAATGCCACACATACATCAAACAGCTGTTAGCTGGCTGCTAATTTCAACAACTGCCAGTGGAATTTcctaatatttgtttattttataaaaaatcttttgcaaaaatcgaaaatatcaTGGATAAATGGTTAAGAGATCGTTTGTCAACTTGTTTGGACTTTGAGGTGCCAGATGACATGATTAAGTATATTATATCCATGAAATCGTCCGCCGAATTTGATGAGTATTTTGAGACTTTATTAAACAAGGAATGTGAAGACCATCGTTTGTTTTTGTCCGATTGTAAACAAAGACTCTTTAGCAAGGCATTGCCCAACAAAAAGCAGCaacaaaacaccaacactcAAAAGAAAGCACAAGGGCATGGCTCTTCCACCATAAAACAAAATCAGTCTACTGCTGGAAGTGTGCCAGGCAACAAAGCATCGCACGATGCAAATCAGCCACAACAGAACACACAATCGCAGGGAGCCAAAAAGAAAACCAAGTATGTAAGTCTGTATACGAATGATGGTAATGTGGTGGATGCCATAATGCTGAAGGGAAGACGCCTGTGCAATTGTCAGGCTTCACAACATAAACTGGTGAACAATTGTTTGAGTTGCGGCCGCATTGTATGCGAACAAGAGGGTAGTGGTCCTTGTCTATTTTGTGGCGAATTAGTTTGCACCAACGAAGAACAGCAAGTTCTGAAATCATCGggcaaaaaaagtgataatctTTTAAAATCCCTCAAGGAAAAGGGTGGTGGTGAGGCTTTGAAAAAGGCTCTAGAGCAGAGAGATCGTCTGTTGGAGTACGATCGTAATAGTGAGAAGCGTACCACAGTAATTGATGATGAATTGGATTACTTTGAGGAGAATTCCGTATGGCATTCGGATGAACAGAGGGCCACATTTGAACGACTTAAGCAGGAAATGCATGATCGTAAACATGCAAGTCGTATTAatcgtaaaattaaaattgattttgccgGCCGTGAAGTGGATGAAGATGTTACTATTAGTAAGGAATATGAGCGTGATGTTTTGAAGGAGGTGGCAGCAATCAATGCGAAATCTGACAATTCCAGTAATTGGTCTAACCGTAAACATTCTGATAAATGGGATAATGCGGGTGAATTGGATCCCAATATGGATGCTGCGCGTCCAATATATAGGCCTTCGGCTGAGGAAAAGGCTAAAAGCAAGGGGCCTACATTAAATGATGGTCTTGAGCGCATTTACAATCGTGTTCAGGATAAGGAACTAATGGAAATGCAAGATATGCGTCAGTGTTTGTCTATGCATCAGCCATGGGCCTCTCTGCTGGTGGCGGGCATCAAGAAGTAAGAATAAATTGTGGtggtatattttattttctaataagcttcgacacagctgaatatagccttcattgttgtttaaaaattgattttttttttttttttttgaaaaaagtcgtAAGATAATAATTTGGCTGTTCTATATATGTTCAAGCCCACATATCCcgttattaaaatgaaatttttattttctttgcttTTTCAGGCACGAAGGTCGTGTTTGGTATAGTGAACATCGTGGTCGTTTATGGATTGCATCTACTGCTAAAGAACCCAGATCAGAAGAGATCCAAGAACTCGAGAACTTTTACAAACAATATTATAATGGtaaataaacgaaaagaaatttaaaaaattacacattaaAATATATCAAACGTCTATAGATCCTACAATAAAATTCCCGGAACATTATCCCACTGGTTGTCTATTGGGTTGTGTTAAGGTTGATGATTGTTTGGCCCAAGAagagtatcgcgatatttatccTGCAGGAGAATCAGATTCCCCATATGTTTTTGTGTGCTCAAACTTTGAACAATTGCCGGTGGTGTTTCCAATTAAAGGACAACATAAGATATGtgagtaataaataaaaaaaactctaatttaatgtaattaatttgtttatataattctATTTGTTTTAGATCAAATTGATCCTAAAATTCATAATGCTGCCTGCAAGACTTTGATGCGCATGAAGGCCACCAAGGGTTAAGTGAAATCGTGGGGTTAAATAATAACATTCCTTCAGGATAGATTGTAAACATGGAAGCTGAAATTTATAAACTGAATTATGTTTTTGCTGGCTGAGATTATGCAAAatctttttgtttgaataaaattattaaaatatatgtataataaaaactaaaaaattgataaatttaaaattttattctcaATAAGACGTTAATTCTTTATACTTTAGGggaaaaaatgttggtgaaaaaaattgagGTAGTTGAGGTTTTTAGCTTTttgcgattttaaatagcaaacgaaCCAGGACTATACCCGACATATTGaagtatcaatcatgtttgtaagttatttttgcaaatgaaaaatatggaaattgcaaacggaatgacaaacttaccactcatggttatattcggctatgctgaatcttttatatccttcaccaaagtatattttaagataaatattgaaaaaatttgggtgaaaaataggtcaaaaattgtagtcatattttttttttgcttacgATTTTTCTTAccactcatgatgaagggtTTATTTCGATCATACTAATGTGTTAGAATGATTTTAAACTATTTCGGAATTTTGAAATATTCCTCTAACCATGATTTAGAAATCCATCATAAtctaatattttcaacaaaatggcAACTCTAACAAATTCTGATTGTATTAGATAAAATAAGCCGCTACTGCTGATTGCACTCCACTCTGAACACTTTTTAACAGTCCACAACAAACAGTTGAACACACAGGTTGTTTTTATTAACTTATCTCTTACGTTCTGAAATATTTCGTCTATtcgaacaaaatattatttgtttttaacccCCATATTCTTCTATAAGCAATGTCACTAAACTGGGAATTAACTGAGGTCGAGGAAAAGCTAATTTCTAatgaatttaaaagaattggaggtaaattataaattgcatttaaaatatataattaaaatataatttcacaATGTTCGTGAATATAAAATTGCATGTCATTgtaatttgttacaaataataaacaatttgatgtACTTGATAGATAACACCTATTTGGATCATGCGGGCAGTACTTTATATGCGGAAAGCCAAATTGACGCATCTGGTAAATTATTGAAAGAGAACTTATTTTGCAACCCGCATACTTGTAAAATAACAGGGGATTTAGTGGATCAAGTGCGTTATAGGTAAagtattgttttgtttaaataatctttTACAAACTAATTATACTTTACCATTTAGAATTCTTCAACATTTCAATGCCGATGCTTTGGAGTACTCCGTTGTATTTACCAGCAATGCTACGGCTGCCATAAAAACTGTAGCTGAAACATTTGATTTTGGTGCTCAGGAACAGGGTAATTTCTATTATTGCCAAGAAAATCACACTTCAGTTTTGGGTATGCGTGAATTGGTTAAAACAtccaataaatttgtattgactCAACCAGAGTTATTGTCAAATTTGGAAAACGGTCATGATTTATTAGCCGGCACTCGAACGGGCAATTCTTTGTTGGTTTTTTCGGCTCAATGTAATTTTAGTGGCTACAAAATGCCACTAGAATTAATAGAAGTTGTACAAAAGCAGGGTTTGCTTAAACGGGGAACACAAATTTCGGGTCACACACAAACCAATGAGccggatttaaataatttttatgtttttctggaTTCGGCAGCTTTTGTGGGAACTAGTTATTTGGATGTTGGCAAATATAAACCAGATTTCTTTTGTGTCTCATTCTACAAAATGTTTGGGTAAGATTTTTTTCTGATCTGTTCAAAAATTATTGAGTACAAAATTAATTGCTCTATTTTAGCTACCCCACTGGAGTAGGGGCTTTAATTGTCAGCAAACGCGGGCAATCAGTGTTGCTTAAGCAATATTATGGAGGCGGTACGGTCAACATTGCCATGACTCGTGATAATTTTCATGAGAAACGTGTTGGTTTTTCATCACACTTTGAAGATGGCACTTTATCTTTCTTAACCATTGCAAATTTGTTGGAGGGCTTTAGTACATTGGAACGTCTGGTGCCTGCAAAAGAAGGAAAAAACACCATGCAAAGAATTAGTAAATATGTCTATCAATTGGCTAAATACGGTTATGATAAATTATCAGCTTTAAAACATGCAAATGGACAGCCGTTGGTGAAGTTTTATAATCACAATGGTTATGGGGATTACAAATATCAAGGTGGTGTTATTACctttaatattttacatgaaGATGGTGCCTTTGTAGGGTTTGCTGAAGTGGCCTGCTTGGCAGCTGTATTTGATATACAACTACGTACTGGTTGCTTCTGCAATCCCGGCGCTTGTCAATGGTTTTTACAATTATCCAATAGTGATATACGCAAACAGTATGAATCTGGCCATATATGTAGTGATTACAATGATTTGGTTGATGGTATACCTACTGGAGCCGTAAGGGTCTCATTTGGTTATATGACACGCAAACAAGATGTCGATAAAATTGTTAGTATGATTAAAGAGTGCTATTTGTCCTCGTCTGAGGAGAGATTGAAACACATGGATAGTGATAAATTACCAAAGGCTTTACAACATATACCAGCAAGACTAAAGCCTCAACTTAAAGAGATTTGCATTTATCCCGTTAAATCTTGTGGTGCTTTTAAGGTTACTGATTCCTGGCCTCTAACAACTACTGGTTTCTTATATGATCGTGGTTGGATGATAGTGGATGCCTCGGGAATGGCCATAACACAAAAACATCAAACTAGATTATGTTTAATTAAACCAATTATTCATGACCAAAAAGGTTCTATGGAATTGACTTTTACTGGAATGAAATCTATACATGTCAATTTAGAAATCGCCAAAGAACAATTGGATATTATAAATACCACATTTTGCCAAAGTAAAGTTTGCGATGACTTAGTGTCTGGTTACGATTGTGGCGATGAGGTGGGCAATTGGTTAAGCGATTGCTTGGAAACACCCGGTTTAAGATTAATCAAACAGTATGCCGAAAGACGCGCCCAGACAGGTTCTGCCAAAGATATTGCCTTGTCCAATCAGGCACAATTTCTATTAATTAATCGATCTTCTGTGAGATGGCTGACACAAAAAATCACCACCGAAAAGGAACCTTTATCCACTACCGTCGATAGATTTAGAGCAAATTTAATAATCGAGACCCAAACCGCCTTGGAGGAGACAGAGTTCGATACGCTGACAATAGGTGATACGGAGTTTAAGGTTGATGGTTTTTGTACACGCTGTCAAATGATTTGCATTGACCAACACAGTGGCCAAAAAACCGCCGAGCCTTTACGAACTATCGCTAGAGAGTTTAATGGTAAGATACGTTTTGGCATATATCTCTCACTATTGAAAGTACCCGATAATAATGCGCAAATATCTTGCCATGATAAGataataataaagaagaaaactattgaataaaattataaaattctaattatTTTACTGTTTATACATATCATTTGTGCTACTTTCACATTAtcatacaattttcaattggttGTTCTTTCGCTTTTACCAAAGGCTCACCCTGTTCTGCCCGTTTTACATTCTCCAAAACACTTTGATGGTCGGGAAAGGCTAGTGACTGTAATTTTGAATGCACTAAAGTATCATTGATCTTCACCTCAAAAGATCCTTGTCGTCCTTTGTGGCACAACATTTCTGTATCaggattttgttgttgcaaaaaGTTTTGCAACATTTTACACTGCCACTCGAAGTTGCACTTGCCACTGCAATATAGATAATAAAGATTAATATGTAGTTTATttagtttcaataaaattaaggaATATAAAGCAACATCTTACCAATATTCCACATCAACTTTTACCATTATTGTTATTACACCACAAAAATAAACCCaaacggtttttttttttggcaaacttGAAAACAATTCTTTTCAAAACTTATTATACAATGTTGGTAATTTAGAGATTTcccgtaaatttttttataaatattcatgaaaaaagaaaaaaagatttccaagaaaaattagtttttgatcgTAAAATATTCAGCCAATAAGAAGTCCACGTTTATagtacaaattaataaatacaaatttttggcaattttattaacattttggaACTTCCTTTATCTTAAAAGTTTATTTCTGAATATAAAGTGTGATCGTCTAAAGCCGCTTTGGGCTAGCATATTAAACTGTGTTTTTACAGCTTTAACATAGCAAGAGAGCAATATATTTATATGAGATacgcttaattttttgaaacttttctttatttttattaccttCCCACAAATATGTCGTAAAATGTGGTCTTGTAAAAACAGCTTAAACTGtcttaaaatttgggactaaaacaTTCATAAGTCCATCTCTGGCTTAAAAAACGTCAAAAATACAATACTCAATATCAAATCTGGCAACAATTGCtgatgtaaacaaaacaaatgttcTACAGCTGACAAAAGTAACacgaaaaatgttaaaaatataacaaaaacttaattaaattaaaaaaaaaaaatagaaatctgtcattaaaactattttaatcgaaaccaaataaattttaaccaattttttacaaaatggtACGTTGTATTGTgataaatcgaaagtcggcctTAATGCTAATATGGATTTTTGTGTTGAGTGGCATCAGACAAAGTCACACAGACGATGTTGACAACAAAGTTACTACCAGTAATAACAGCGAGGTGGCCCCATATGTGATACGCAACTTTAATGAAACTTCTCAGCAGTTGTCCCAGTGTCAAAACACCGCCAACATAAACTGCAGTGAGTTACAGTTCCCCTGCATAAAGTGTTATTATAATTACACCTGCCACTATGGACAGGAATTGTATGTGAATTGTTCCGCTTTGCATCAAGTAGAGTGTCAGGGTAGCAGATGGTTTTGGCATCAAATGAATTGTCGTTACTGTTATCAAACCGAAAAGTGGCAACAAAAGTGTGTGCAAAAAGGCAATTGCAATTCGGTGAATGGGCAGTACTACAAAACTAACTGTACGGTAAGTCCAGACGTCTTTTGTCTGGGCAATCGTTCGTTCTCGCGTAACATCAAATGCAATTGGACACAGGGCTACAGATGGAGTACGGCCGTAATAATAAGTTTAACTCTGGGAGGTTTTGGTGCTGATCGATTTTATTTGGGCCATTGGCAGGAGGGTATTGGTAAACTGTTTAGTTTTGGTGGCTTGGGTGTATGGACGATAATAGATGTAGTGTTAATATCATTGCATTATTTGGGACCAGCAGATGGTTCTTTGTATATTTAAGTCAGTTATTACAATAGATAAAAATGGTAGGAACTAAGTtaagtttaaaatgttaataaaataaatcgattaaaaataaaccagaatatactcaaatattttttttaaattgcggTTTTTTAATGGAAGGAAacaaaaatgttccaaaattattaaaatttgttacaaaggtTCTTTAtggttatacaaaatttttaaaaaatttacaattcgcTTTGGTTGGTCGTTTATTGAATTTCACATTGTATATAAGAATGATGTGCTCAATTTCAACATTACCGCTTATCAAATTTTGAATTGTCCTTGAATAAAGGATATATCAAAAAAGGTACATTCCTTTTTACATTTAGTaaaaatgtcctaatatttcgaagaataattaaaaaacctcaaatatatttttcaggcatataacaaaaaaattaagatattttaagatattgtaaattttttcttttcatttcatattttaCATTACATACTTTGCAAATTTTCAAGTACAAATTTCAGCTTCATTACTCACAACTTTTATTTCACTCATCATCATCTCCAAAACGTATATGTTTAGTTATCAACTTTTTAACTTTCTCCCTACCTCTTTTCTGTGGAATTTTCACttgtttattgagtttttgctctcgatctttttcgattttttgccAGTAGTTTGATTCAACTTCATcacttaaaattttgcattgaTATTCAGCACAGCTGATTTGTTGAACAAATTCGATGGCTTTTTTGGGAGACTCCAGTCGTAGATAGGCCTGCATAGCACCCTCTTTAATATCAACATATTTCACAGAGCTATATTGACGCATATCGGCTTTAAATTCCTTAATATTAACACAAGGCTCCAGAAAGGTAACTTCTACTATAAGACCCGGTTCGTAGGTAAATAAGGGTGCTCTTTCTAAGGCGGGGTTTTGTTGGGGAAGTTTTTCGCTAATGCTTACTTTTGTTGGAGGCTCTTCTTCAGCAGCTCCATAGAAATTCATATTCATCTTCTGCAATTTGTGTTTAGCATTAGTTTTAGAATTCTTCTTTTGTTCCTGCTGGCTGGCCGGTAGTAAAGAATTATCTTCCGTCACTGCAGCTTCcttctgttgttgttttaattctTGTTGTTCACGCCAAGCTTTACGTTTTAATTCGGTCACTTTTTCCCGCTGAAGATTTAGGTATTTGTTGCGTAGACGCTTCCAATCTTTTTTCGGCAATATTTTCAACTCATAATATGCTACATCAGTATTGAGTTCAGCTTTACGTTTTAGTGTTTCAGTTGTTTTCGATTTCTTTTTCCTTTTGCGTTTCTTTTTCTTAAGGCTCTCGTCTGTTTTCCCTTCTGTGCCCTCGGCCATTGTCTCGCATTCAGATTGAGATGTCGCTGCGTTTTCGGTATTCGAAGTTTCTTCCGATTCATCTTGCGTTTCTGTTTTGCATTTCTTAATTTTTGGCTCTGTTTCATCCTTAATTTCTTCGTTTTTAGTTCTTTTCCTGCTGTCCACAGCAACTGCTTCCTCTAACTCTTCCTTTTCGCCAGACTGTTCTTTAATGTATGATTTTACACTGGTCAAATCGGATGGATCTTTTTCTTGCATGCACAGTACACCATTAAACTCTTTGAACGATTTAATCGCCTTACTAACGCTATCTTCCTTTTCAAATTCCACAAAGCCAAACTCTTTAATTTTGCgcgatttgttgtattttggcAGGGATATATAGGCAACTTTGCCAAATCTCTCAAAAATTTGTCTCACCCATTCATGATCCGCAGTTGATGGCAAAGCCTCCACATATAAAGTTTTCTCATCAACATTACGATTTTCCGCTAAAGGTATTTTACGCTTCACCTTTTGCTCGGTTTCGTCCAACTCCAGCAGCTGAGAATTACTTAATGATTTCGCAATATCCTCGACTTTTGATGTCAAAGCTTTCATTTTATTGAAAGTCATGAAAATCTCTAAGGGAACATCTGAAAATAAACCCAGGATTAATAGATGTAGAAATCTTTACTTTCCAAAAACTTACATGGATCTTTATCGAGTTGCTGTTTTAAAAAACGATCTTTAGTCAGATTGGCATCACCAAAGTAAAATTCCATTTGCGCCCGTATAGCATTGTAGTAATGCTTTTTGCGTTTCCTATAGCTCTTTTTCTGCTCGCCTTCTAAATCCAGCTGATCCGGCATGGTCACATCGGCCGGTTGCGCCGCTTCAGGAATATCAACAATTGGAACATCCACATCTTTATTTTCCTCTTCTATACTTGTTTCCTTTTGTTTTGCACtctttttgtgtttattttttgtacccATTTTTGTTAGATGGGAAATTATCAAAACAATAAACTTATAGAAAacgtttagaaaataaattaaatgttttcacaaaatttgtttttggacaAGGTTGCCAAGCTATATTTTTGGCTACTTTCTGTCAGAAAGGCATCCCTTTTCTTTTCTCTTTTACCAGCTAATTCGTATTAAGAGCCCGTTATAGATAATTAtctaataacactagtttacaaggtaattgtttgttattttaggCCGTCCTAACTTCgggaaaaatatagaaaaaaatcaatttttttttattcatttgtcTTCCttacgaaaaaataaatattttgttaataagcataGAATATTGCagatatagaaatataaaaacaatctttgacagaacaaacaaacgaaaaagAAGTAATcggctgtttgactgactccaccatATATGAATTCAGTTTGGCTCATAGATTGTACAAatgcaaatatatatttaacaaaattttcttgtaCATCaaatagaataataaaaaatcctgcattttattgaactaaataaaaattaaactaaaatttattttttcaaaattattattattataaaaaaaaaattagactaaaaatggctgaaatataagcTCAATACCTCCACTACCCTAATTTCACCTAAATAACAGAAATAATAATGCCCGTCTATATTAAAACAGCTCTGTCAGTGTGGATATCACAATTATTTACAAGtttccaaattattttgaaagtaaattttaattaggcttaagttcattttattattataattattttctaaataaatcacTGTGCAACAATCGAAACATTAATTTACAAATGTAAATTAAAAGAATCATAGACACAAACCCAACTTCTAACAGAAATtcttattgtaaaaaatattctaacaccctgttttaaagaagaaaacaaaacaacatcTGTCAAAGTAAGAAAAGAAGAGAAGCGCAAACATTACAATAAGAAGAAGCGGCATAAAATTGCAAGAAAAAAGGGACGCTTgatttttaaagattatttgttaagacattttttttattgtaaaactattgcaaatgtttaaaaatcttaaaaattataaatttaactaaaataatttatagattgaagagaaaattaaataaataaaaacttaagtggctggaaaaacaaagaaatttacaaaagaaaaattggCATAATGTAAAACTATGCAGTAAATggcaattggaaaaaaaatatttgtaaa belongs to Calliphora vicina chromosome 4, idCalVici1.1, whole genome shotgun sequence and includes:
- the Larp7 gene encoding la-related protein 7, with product MGTKNKHKKSAKQKETSIEEENKDVDVPIVDIPEAAQPADVTMPDQLDLEGEQKKSYRKRKKHYYNAIRAQMEFYFGDANLTKDRFLKQQLDKDPYVPLEIFMTFNKMKALTSKVEDIAKSLSNSQLLELDETEQKVKRKIPLAENRNVDEKTLYVEALPSTADHEWVRQIFERFGKVAYISLPKYNKSRKIKEFGFVEFEKEDSVSKAIKSFKEFNGVLCMQEKDPSDLTSVKSYIKEQSGEKEELEEAVAVDSRKRTKNEEIKDETEPKIKKCKTETQDESEETSNTENAATSQSECETMAEGTEGKTDESLKKKKRKRKKKSKTTETLKRKAELNTDVAYYELKILPKKDWKRLRNKYLNLQREKVTELKRKAWREQQELKQQQKEAAVTEDNSLLPASQQEQKKNSKTNAKHKLQKMNMNFYGAAEEEPPTKVSISEKLPQQNPALERAPLFTYEPGLIVEVTFLEPCVNIKEFKADMRQYSSVKYVDIKEGAMQAYLRLESPKKAIEFVQQISCAEYQCKILSDEVESNYWQKIEKDREQKLNKQVKIPQKRGREKVKKLITKHIRFGDDDE